Part of the Mycolicibacterium mengxianglii genome is shown below.
GATCAGTACGGTCTTGCCCGCCTGCAGATCCGGCACGATGGTCTGTTCGAAGTACGGCACGAACCGGGCCACCACGTCGGCCAGGCATTCCGTCAGCGGTCCACCGTCGATGTCGGCGTACCGGGGATCGGCATCCTGGCTGAACTCGCTGCCCTTCTGGATCGGCGGCGGCGGGGTGTCATAACTGCGTCGCCACGCCATGAACTGCTCTTCGCCGTACTTTTCTTTGGTCTCGGCCTTGTTGAGGCCCTGCAGCGCGCCGTAGTGCCGTTCGTTGAGCCGCCAGTCGCGGTGCACCGGAATCCAATGCCGGTCCGCGGCGTCGAGCGCGAGGTTGGCAGTGGTGATCGCCCGTCGCAACAGCGAGGTGTAGAGCACGTCCGGGAGCACACCCTGCTCGACCAGCAGCTGACCGCAGCGGACCGCCTCAGCCCTGCCTTTGTCGGTGAGATCGACGTCCACCCAACCGGTGAACAGGTTGAGCGCATTCCAAACGCTTTCGCCGTGACGGAGCAGCACCAGGGTCGAATCAGCCATGGCGCCAGTGTCTCACGAGCCGCTGTGGCCGTGGGCTTCTGCGTCGATGAGGTGTTCAAAGGCCTGCAGGTTCTTCAGCGACTCCCCGCGCGACACTCGCCAGGCCCATTCCCGCTGGATGGACGTGCGGAAACCCAGCTCCAGCAACGTGTTGAAATCCTGGTCGACCGCTTCGAGAACCTGCCCGAGCACCCGGTCGATCTCGTCGGCGTTGACGGAGTGCAGCGCCATCCTGCCGATGAGGTAGATGTCGCCCACGTTGTCGAGGGTGTAGGCCACCCCGTAGAGCCGCCGGTTGCGTTTGAGCAGGAACTTGTAGACGCCCTCGAAGTTCTCGTCGGGTTTACGGCAGACAAAGGCCTCCACCCGCACCGAATGCTCGCCGATGCTCAGAATGGTGTTGGTCTTGAGCCTGCGTTCACCTGGCAGTTCGACGATCAGCCCGGGCAGCCCGCCGTGCGCACCGCCATGGCGGGTGTAGACCAGCTCGCGGTCGACGAGTGCGGCCTCGATTTCCTGTTGCACCGCCGCCGCCCTGCTGCTCATGCGCGCACTCCCCTGCGCCGGGTCCAACGCCGAGCGCCGCGGCGCGGGGACAGCTCGCGGCCGAGGTCACGGGGGTGGGTGCGCGAGTAGTCGGCGATCGCCCGGCCGTAGGCGGCCAACAGATCGTCCACGGTGCGGTCCCAAGAGAATTCCGAGGCATGGGCGACGGCGGCCTCTCCCATCGGCGCCAGCTCGCCCGCCGACAGTGCGGCGATGCCGTCTGCCCAGTGCCGCGGGTCGTGGCCGGCCACCAGCGCCCCGGTCACCCCGTCGCGCACCGCCACCGGCAGCCCGCCGACCGCGGCGGCGATCACCGGGGTGCCGCAGGCCTGGGCCTCGACGGCGAC
Proteins encoded:
- a CDS encoding phosphoglyceromutase, giving the protein MADSTLVLLRHGESVWNALNLFTGWVDVDLTDKGRAEAVRCGQLLVEQGVLPDVLYTSLLRRAITTANLALDAADRHWIPVHRDWRLNERHYGALQGLNKAETKEKYGEEQFMAWRRSYDTPPPPIQKGSEFSQDADPRYADIDGGPLTECLADVVARFVPYFEQTIVPDLQAGKTVLIAAHGNSLRALVKYLDGISDEEIVGLNIPTGIPLRYDLDSDLKPTIRGGTYLDPEAAAAGAAAVASQGAK
- a CDS encoding type III secretion system chaperone family protein; protein product: MSSRAAAVQQEIEAALVDRELVYTRHGGAHGGLPGLIVELPGERRLKTNTILSIGEHSVRVEAFVCRKPDENFEGVYKFLLKRNRRLYGVAYTLDNVGDIYLIGRMALHSVNADEIDRVLGQVLEAVDQDFNTLLELGFRTSIQREWAWRVSRGESLKNLQAFEHLIDAEAHGHSGS